Sequence from the Miscanthus floridulus cultivar M001 chromosome 16, ASM1932011v1, whole genome shotgun sequence genome:
ATAATATGAGTTAGCTATATAGCTGTATATGACATGGCAAGTGCTCGCAGCCAGCAGCTGGCTAAATTATTAGCCTTAAGAgccaggctaataatacagctggCTTGCTGCCTGTAAGGTTCCTGGTAGCCttttctcagcccactcatatagtagttagctctttacagttaatacatggcacatttatttctctcacagactttctcggttcttgtgcccaaaccggctgtaagcttacagccctcttctcctctctttcctcccctctctcctccagctCAGCATTTAGTCGACTTACAGGCTgctgttatacttgctctaagtgaGCAGTCCTAGGTGAACGTTGGTGGCAAATTATGGTCACGCCAGTGGGCAGTAGTAGCCGACTAGCCGGTGAACAAAGATGTGGCAGGCTGGCAGCCCACAGAGAATACAAACAGTAAAAACAATGGAAATGGAAGGAATGGCAGGGGCCAGCATGGAAGCCCAGGAAGGAGGCCGCGTGGGGCAGTGACGGCGGGTCTCCATTCTCCAACGCTATAAAAAGTGTGTCATGTGCTTCCCTCTCGCACCTAAATTCTCTGCGTCAGGTCATCCCAAAACACGCACCGTAGGGCGTCGTCGGGTCGGCCTCTTTCTTTGTTAGCACTCAGAAAGAGATCGGAGCGTGAGAGCTGCCACTGCCAGCCGGGATCCTGTAAAGCGCGCGGCGGAGTAACTGCCGTGCTCCCCTCTGTGGCTCTGCGCGAGTTCTGCAGTTCCGGCGGCGCTACTCTTCTTCCCgcgccgcctgcctgcctgcatgAAAGCACCGGGGCGTGCGGCGTGCCTTCTTTTTCCATCCATCCACGCTTCCGCAGTGCAGTAAATTTCGCCGGCGCGTTGCCCAGCAGTCGCCAGCCAACGTCCCTCCCGCTATTTACTTCCCCAGCTCCGCGACAAGCTGGGCGCGCGTCGTTCCGCTTCCTTCCCGGTCTCTGCTAGCTCCTTGTGTTTTTCTGCAGCAAAACAAAACGTGCTTCCGGCGCCTCGGGTTCTTTTGCGACTGACCAGCCGTACATACGCGGCTAGCTGGGGAACGAAGCGAGGGCCGCGACGCGAGGGACGATGGTTCCGGGCGAGCAGGCGGAGGACGCCATCGTGCAGGCGGACGTCGCCAACGGCAAGGACGGGGAGGAGGTGAGCGCCATGGGCGTCGGGGGCGACGCCGACgctgagcagcagcagcacgacgGCAAGTTCACCATGAAGAGCCTGCTCTGGCACGGCGGCTCCGTCTGGGACGCCTGGTTCAGCTGCGCCTCCAACCAGGTACACCGTACGCTTGCCAATAAGACGATCGACGTTGCATGGATCGCGCCGCCCACGCGGTGCTTAGAGTAGAGGATCAACTCAACCGCCGGTGTGTTCTTGGCGTTCGTTCGCAGGTGGCGCAGGTGCTGCTGACGCTGCCGTACTCGTTCTCGCAGCTGGGCATCGTCTCCGGCGTGCTGCTGCAGATCTTCTACGGCCTCATGGGCAGCTGGACCGCCTACCTCATCAGCGTCCTCTACGTCGAGTACCGCGCCCGCAAGGAGAAGGAAGGCGTCAGCTTCAAGAACCACGTCATCCAGGTCGGTCGGTCCTCTCGCCGtctcggtctccctctccctccccggCCGCCCAGCCCACGCCGCACTCCACTCGCCCGTCTTCGCAACCGTTTCAGACTTTCAGTTTCGTCTCGCCGGCTTCTCCAGCACACGGTTTCTGTGCCGCTTTTGCGCGGGTGGGGTGGGGGGAATTGGATCCGCTGGCCATGGTCGGTCACGCACTCACGCCGTGCGATCGATGATGATGTGCTGTGGAATTTCCGGGCAGAGAGTGATGAGTAGTGTTGCTTGTCCAGCGGAAAGGCGCTTTGCTAATCCATTTTTTTCGCCTCTGAAGTCCGAACAATAAGCATAAAACGACAACGCCATCGGCATGCACCTGTTTACATATACTCCAGTACACGCATCCAAGTATCCAACCCAACTGAACAACGAACTGATTTATTGTCTTTTTCCCCTGCCGTTGACCAGTGGTTCGAAGTTCTGGACGGGCTCCTGGGCCCGTACTGGAAGGCCGCCGGGCTCGCGTTCAACTGCACGTTCCTGCTCTTCGGCACGGTCATCCAGCTGATCGCCTGCGCAAGGTCAGTCAACAGATTTCTTCTCCCATGCATCTCTGTCAATATACATAGCACTAGTTAGTCAGTTAGTGCAAACGTGTCTCTGACGGACGGATGAACCGAACCGATCGAACTCATGGCCTGGCACGCAGCAACATCTACTACATCAACGACCGGCTGGACAAGCGGACGTGGACGTACATCTTCGGCGCGTGCTGCGCCACCACCGTCTTCATCCCCTCCTTCCACAACTACCGCGTCTGGTCCTTCCTCGGCCTCGGCATGACCACCTACACCGCCTGGTACCTCACCATCGCCGCGGCCGTCCACGGCCAGGTGAGCCACCGATCCCCGTCGCTAGCTCATTCATGGCGCCAATCATTTGCCAGCCAGCACGGCCGTGATGAGCTAACAGTGATCGATTGTCCTCCGCGTGTCGGCTCGTGCGCCGGACGGACTACCGACAGGTCGACGGCGTCACCCACTCGGGCCCCAACAAGCTCGTGCCCTACTTCACCGGCGCCACCAACATCCTCTACACTTTCGGTGGCCACGCCATCACTGTGTGAGTACTCAGACGACTCTGCTGTGTTCTCAATGCGGCAACCATTACAGTCTTCGTTGTTACCTGATCGACATTTCACCAGTACAGGCAGTATTTTCTAGTGCTGGGATGATAGTCAGTAGGAAAAAAACATTCTGGTAGATGAATCAAAGCAGAATCCCAAGTAGGAGTAGTAGAAAAAGATTCACGGTTGGTGGAAGGCACCTTTACTTTACTATCTTCAGACAATTGGTCAGACAGAAATGCAGCATACCCACTAAGGCTAAGCTCTTGTGATCAACCCCTACATTCCCCTCTTTACCCAAGGTCTAATGCTAAGTAACCATCCACCATGTATTTCAATATCCCTACTAGTGAACAATCCTTTATTCCCGTTGCTCATTACGTGTGCTTAGTATAACACTACCTGCTATGATGACCTTTGCCGCGTGATGATTACAGCGACATCTGATAGATAATCTGCGTTTACACACGCTGTTGATGAATTGTTCCGTTGTTATGGAGTCCTTTTACCTGCTTAAAAATCCAGCTGCTTTCTGTAGTGGTATGCAACGTACTGTTATTTCCAGAAGCTGGGCGATGTGGACTGGTTTGAATTCAGATAATGCGGAGTTCACATCAACTGAACTAATTCCGTCCTGCTGCCCCCCATGCGAGGGTGGTAAGGTCTGTATCGGATTGCGACAATACAGTACCTCATGATTCTCATCTATCCTTTATTGGTGATAACCTTTGGTTAGTGGAGAGGAAGTCAGTCTCAATGGTCTACTCTGACAATTTTTTTAACCCCAAACTTGGAATGTGAATGCTTGCTTGTCTGCCAATCTTACAGTTATTAGCAACCCTGAGTTCCGGACCCTGTCTGTGACCATCTCTGTTTGCTTTCAGAGTGTAGTATGATAGCATCCATCACTTGTGAATGTTAGGTGTTTAGTTTAGTCGATAATTGCTTCATTTGGCCATGTTTGTCGGGCCCCCCACTGGTAATTTGACTGGAGGCGCTCGTATCCAGCTCAATGATGTTGTTATAGTTGGAGAGATTCTTCATGTCTCGTTCTTTCTTTCAAAATATACTGACTAGGAGAAGCACTACCTTTTTCCCCAACTTGATGGCTTATCGTTCAATCAACATAAAAGTCGTTCATAAATGATTTGCACGCCGCATGTGTGGAAAAGGGCGTCTAGTACGTTAATTCCAAGTACCGATTCTCACTTTATAATGCTACCAGATCATGTTCTGATATCTTTGTATAATGAAGAGTACTTGCGGCTTTAGAAAACTGTTTTGCCACAGCACACAGCATGTTGCTCTCTGATGCGGATGTAAAGAATCTCTTTCTTTCTCAGGGAGATCATGCACGCGATGTGGAAGCCTCGCAAGTTCAAGTGCATCTACCTGCTGGCGACGCTGTACGTGTTCACGTTGACGCTGCCGTCGGCGGCGGCCATGTACTGGGCGTTCGGCGACCAGCTGCTGACGCACTCCAACGCCTTCTCGCTGCTGCCGCGGACGCCGTGGCGCGACGCGGCGGTGGTCCTGATGCTGATCCACCAGTTCATCACGTTCGGGTTCGCGTGCACCCCGCTCTACTTCGTGTGGGAGAAGGCGATGGGCATGCACGAGACGTCGAGCGTCTTCCTCCGCGCGCTGGTCCGCCTCCCCATCGTCGTCCCCGTCTGGTTCCTCGCCATCATCTTCCCCTTCTTCGGGCCCATCAACTCCGCCGTCGGCGCGCTCCTCGTCAGCTTCACCGTCTACATCATCCCCGCCCTCGCCCACATGCTCACCTACCGCTCGGCGTCCGCCAGATTGGTAAGCGTGCCCGTGCCCCCGACTCATCACTTCGTTCGTATTCATACACGCTATATATAATGCTCCTGTTGTCATGGCATGCGGCTGAGGCGTGCGCGCCATGCTAGCTGCCACTAGTAGACGAAAGAAGAAAGGGAGAAACCCACGCAAGCATGACGCTAGTGCCACACGCACAGGGCCGCTGACGCCGAGGACGCGCTGCCAGCCCGGTGCGCTCGCCTGGAATCGACAAGCACAGAACACGTTCCGCACGCCGGACGGCGACGGCGTGGCCACGCGTTCCGACGCTGGTCTGCTCGGGTGCGcccgatcgatcgatcgagcGGCAGGGATCGCGACAGGAAGTCACTGGGGCGGCTTGGCCGGGCGGGTGGGGTGGGGCGTTGCTGTCCCTGCTTTCACAGGCCTCGCGGCGGCCGGGAACCTTATCTCGGCTCGCCGAAAGGAGCGTGCAATTAGCAAACTTAACCCATCACTAGGAGACACAGTGCGGACGCGCACGCGCGAAGCGCCATGTCCTACAGTTTTTGCCGGGTGGATGCTAACTTTTTCATCGCTTCTTGGATGCAATGCAACAGAATGCAGCGGAGAAGCCGCCGTCCTTCCTGCCGAGCTGGTCGGGGATGTTCGTGCTGAACGCGTTCGTGGTGGCGTGGGTGTTGGTGGTCGGCTTCGGCCTCGGCGGCTGGGCCAGCGTGACCAACTTCGTCAAGCAGATCGACACGTTCGGGCTCTTCGCCAAGTGCTACCAGTGCCCGACGAAGCCACACGCGGCCGGGTCGCCGTTgccagcgccggcgccgccgcatcGCTGAAGTAGCGAGCGTTTGGAGTGCCAAAGGCTAACGACCGTAAACAGGGACATTCCCGGGCGGTGCAATGCAAGCTTTTCTAGGAGTGTACAACGTAGTGGAGCAGCCGAGATACCTGGACTTGCGTTTGTCGCGTGGCTTTGATACATTAGTGGGTGTCAGTGTTACTTCCTTTGTGTTGGTTGTTTGCACATGGTTGTTTTAGGTTGTTCGGTTCATGGTACGTGCCATCTAGTACAAGACTGTCATACACAGTGGTGTCGATTCTTAACTTTTGCTTGGTTAATCGATCTTGATGACTTGATCCATGGTGTTTCAAAGAAACGAGCCAGTTCAGCTACGGTAGTAAGTCATCCACCGGTTTCAACCTCAGTCTTGTACTAGTGCAGAAGCTATTCATAATTCTAATTAATAAGAGCTTATTTGGATCCACTTTTGCTTCGTTAATTGATCTTATTGACTTGATCCGTGGTGTTTCAAAGACACAAGGCAATTCAGCTCGGATAGCAAGGTACTAAATAGTGTATAGCGGGTTGGTACCAAATTAGTGTTAAAATAGTGGATGGATGGCTACTGGGTGCTATAAGTTCTAATAACG
This genomic interval carries:
- the LOC136512823 gene encoding auxin transporter-like protein 2, with protein sequence MVPGEQAEDAIVQADVANGKDGEEVSAMGVGGDADAEQQQHDGKFTMKSLLWHGGSVWDAWFSCASNQVAQVLLTLPYSFSQLGIVSGVLLQIFYGLMGSWTAYLISVLYVEYRARKEKEGVSFKNHVIQWFEVLDGLLGPYWKAAGLAFNCTFLLFGTVIQLIACASNIYYINDRLDKRTWTYIFGACCATTVFIPSFHNYRVWSFLGLGMTTYTAWYLTIAAAVHGQVDGVTHSGPNKLVPYFTGATNILYTFGGHAITVEIMHAMWKPRKFKCIYLLATLYVFTLTLPSAAAMYWAFGDQLLTHSNAFSLLPRTPWRDAAVVLMLIHQFITFGFACTPLYFVWEKAMGMHETSSVFLRALVRLPIVVPVWFLAIIFPFFGPINSAVGALLVSFTVYIIPALAHMLTYRSASARLNAAEKPPSFLPSWSGMFVLNAFVVAWVLVVGFGLGGWASVTNFVKQIDTFGLFAKCYQCPTKPHAAGSPLPAPAPPHR